The stretch of DNA CCCCCGGAGTGGCTCTCGGGCAAGACGGTCGCGGTGATCGGCTCGGGTCCGGCCGGTCTGGCCGCCGCCCAGCAGCTCACCCGGGCCGGCCACACCGTGGCGGTCTACGAGCGCGCCGACAAGATCGGCGGCCTGCTGCGCTACGGGATCCCCGAGTTCAAGATGGAGAAGAAGCACGTCGACCGCCGCCTGGAGCAGATGCGCCGGGAGGGCACCGTGTTCCGCGCCGGTGTCGAGGTCGGTACGTCGATCACCGGCGACCAGCTGCGGGATCGCTACGACGCCGTCGTCCTGGCGGTCGGCTCGACCGTGGCGCGCGACCTGCCGGTCCCCGGCCGGGAGCTGGCCGGCATCCACCAGGCGATGGAGTTCCTGCCGCAGGCGAACCGGGTCGCGCTGGGGGAGAGCGTCGAGGGTCAGATCCGGGCCGACGGCAAGCACGTGGTGATCATCGGCGGCGGCGACACCGGAGCCGACTGCCTGGGCACCTCGATCCGTCAGGGCGCCAAGTCGATCACCCAGCTGGAGATCATGCCCCGGCCGGCCGACTCCAGCGGTCGCTACGACGACCGTCCCACCGGCCAGCCGTGGCCGACGTACCCGATGATCTTCCGGGTCTCCTCGGCGCACGAGGAGGGCGGCGACCGGGTCTACGGCGTCTCCACCAAGGAGTTCCTCGGCGACGCCGACGGCAACATCCGGGCGCTGAAGCTGGTCGACGTCGTCTTCGAGGGCGGCAGGCTCACCGAGGTCGAGGGGACCGAGCGCGAGATCCTCGCCGACCTGGTGCTCTTCGCGATGGGCTTCACCGGGCCCGAGCAGCCCGGCCTGGTCGAGCAGCTGGGGGTCGAGCTGGACGCCCGCGGCAACATCGCGCGCGACAGCTCGTTCAAGACCTCGGTCGAGGGCGTGTACGTCGCCGGCGACGCCGGTCGCGGCCAGTCGCTCATCGTGTGGGCGATCGCCGAGGGCCGGGCCGCCGCGGCGGCGGTCGACGCCTACCTGACCGGCTCGACGACGCTGCCGGCGCCGATCAAGCCCACGGACAGGCCGCTGATGGTCTGAGACCACAGGCCCCGAACAGGCGCAGGACCACGCTCAGTCGCGTGGGACTGCGCCTGTTCGCCTCTTGTTACCTGACAGTCAGTGGCCCGGATCTCATTGGAACGATCCATTCCCGCTAGGCTCTACCTCGTGAGGCGAGCGAAGATCGTATGTACCTTGGGGCCGGCCGTCGGGACCGAGCGCCGGATCCGTGAGTTGGTCTATGCGGGGATGGACGTTGCCCGGCTCAATATGAGCCACGGTTCGCAGGAGGAGCACGCCGAGCGCTACCGGATGGTGCGCGAGGCGGCCGACTCCAGCGGCCGCGGCGTGGGCATCTTCGCCGACCTCCAGGGCCCCAAGATCCGTCTGGAGACGTTCGCGAACGGGCCTGTCACGCTGCGCCGTGGGCAGACCTGGACCATCACCACCCGCGATGTCGAGGGTGACGAGACGATCTGCGGGACGACGTACAAGGGCTTGACCGGCGACGTCAGCGTCGGCGACCCGCTGCTGATCGACGATGGCAAGGTGCGCCTGCGCGTCACGGCGGTGGAGAACGGCACCGACGTGATCACCGAGGTCCTCGTCGGCGGCCCGGTGAGCAACCACAAGGGCATCAACCTGCCCGGCGTGGCCGTCTCGGTGCCCGCGTTGAGCGAGAAGGACATCGAGGACCTGAAGTTCGCCCTCGAGCTCGGCGTCGACATGGTCGCGCTGAGCTTCGTGCGCAACGCCAAGGACGCCGAGGACGTGCGCGAGATCATGCGCGAGGTCGGCCGGATGGTCCCGATCATCGCCAAGATCGAGAAGCCGCAGGCGGTCGACAACCTCGACGAGGTCATCGACGCCTTCGACATGTTCATGGTCGCCCGCGGCGACCTGGGTGTGGAGTGCCCGCTGGAGGAGGTGCCCTTCCTGCAGAAGCGGATCGTGGAGAAGGCGCGCCTCAACGCCAAGCCTGTCATCGTCGCCACCCAGATGCTCGACTCGATGGTCGCGAACCCGCAGCCGACCCGGGCCGAGGCCAACGACGTCGCGAACGCGGTGCTCGACGGCGCCGATGCGGTGATGCTCTCGGCCGAGACCAGCGTGGGGGAGTACCCGATCCACACCGTGGAGACGATGGCCCGCATCATCTCCGCGACCGAGGGCCACGCCTTCGCGGCCGGTGGCTCCGGGGTCGGCCACCTCTCCCAGATCAGCTGGGACCCGCACACCCGTTCGGGCGTCATCGCCAAGGCCGCCGAGGAGGTCGCCGAGCGCGTCGGTGCGAAGTTCCTGGTCGCCTTCACCACCTCCGGTGACTCCGCGCGGCGTCTGGCGCGCCTGCGTGGTCCGATCCCGCTGATGGCCTTCACGCCGTTCCCCTCCGTGCGCTCGCAGCTGGCGCTGAGCTGGGGCGTGGAGACCTTCAAGACCGCCGAGGTCGAGCACACCGACGAGATGGTGCGCCAGGTCGACGAGCAGCTGCTCGAGATCGGCCGCGTGGCCGAGGGTGACCTGGTGGTCATCATCGCCGGCTCGCCGCCGGGGATCCCCGGCTCCACCAACGCGCTGCGGATCCACCGCATCGGCGACGCGATCAACGAGGTCGCGCCGGCGTACCGGCGAAACTGATCAGCGCTTCAGACCGATCAGCGTGTCGAGTCGTGCCACGTCGGTACGACGCGACACGCTGATCGTCTCCCACGACACCGTCGTGATCACGGCCCCCGGGGACGAGTCGCGTAGGTGGCCGACCGCCGACACGGTGTAGAGGCGCGGGGGCGCCCTCCACCGTCTCGAGGGACCGAACGTGAGGCATGGGCCCCACTGTCGCAGCGACCAGTGACAGTCTGTGCCGGGTGCGGGACTTGAACCCGCATGCCTTGTGGGCAACGCTTTTTGAGAGCGCCGTGTCTGCCGATTCCACCAACCCGGCCGGCAGGCACAACCTACCGGAACAGCATCAGCGGGACCGAGTCAGGGAGCCCCCGCTAATCTTTCGCCGTGACCCAGAGCCCGAGCACACCCCGCCGCGTCGTCATCGCCGAGGACGAGGTCCTGATCAGGATGGACCTCAAAGAGATGCTCACCGACGAGGGGTACGACGTCGTCGGCGAGGCCGGCGACGGCCAGGAGGCGATCCGGCTGGCCCAGGAGCTGCGACCCGACCTGGTCATCCTGGACGTGAAGATGCCGGTCCTGGACGGCATCGCGGCCGCCGAGCAGGTGGCACGGCAGCGGATCGCCCCGGTGGTGATGCTGACCGCCTTCTCCCAGCGCGACCTGGTCGAGCGTGCCCGCGACGCCGGCGCGATGGCCTACCTGGTCAAGCCGTTCAACCCCAGTGACCTGGTCCCGGCGATCGAGCTGGCGGTCAGCCGCTTCCAGGAGCTGGCCCAGCTCGAGGCGGAGGTGGCAGGCCTGACCGAGCGGCTGGAGACGCGCAAGCTGGTCGACCGCGCCAAGAGCGTCCTCCAGCAGGAGCTGCGCCTCAGCGAGCCGGAATCCTTCCGCTGGATCCAGAAGACGGCGATGGACCTGCGGCTCTCGATGCGGCAGGTCGCCGAGGGCGTCATCGAGCACGGCCCGCGCGCTTCGGCCGGCGATGCTGCGGTGGAGTAACCCCGCCCGGGCCGCGGCCTTTCTTATGTGACGTTCAGGTAACGCTTCGGCCTCGTAATGACCCGATTGTGTGACTTGGGTCGCAAGCGGGGCTCCGCTGTGGGTAGATTCGCCCGATCACGTCCAGTGAAACAGTGGAGGACTCACCCATGACGGGAACCAAGAAGACCGTGCGCGCGTTCGCGCTGGCCGGTATCGCCGCGCTCGCCCTCAGCGCCTGCGGCACCACCGGTGGCAACAACAGCAGCAACGCCGGCAGCGACTCCAGCTCGTCCGGTAGCGGCTCGTGCGGTCACTACAACATCGCCTTCCTCGGCGCCGAGACCGGCGACAGCGCCGCGCTCGGCCTCAACATGGTCGGCGGCATCAAGCTCGCGCTCGCGGAGTACAACGCCAAGCACAAGGACTGCACTGTCAACCTGAAGGACTTCGACTCCCAGGGTGACCCGTCGAAGGCGCCGCCGCTCGCCAGCCAGATCGTCAGCGACCAGTCGATCGTCGGCCTGGTCGGTCCGGGCTTCTCGGGTGAGTCCCTCGCGACCGGCGACACGTTCTCCCAGGCCGGCCTGACCTCGATCTCCGCCTCGGCGACCAACGTCACCATCACCCAGAAGGGCTGGAAGACCTGGCACCGGGTCATCGGCAACGACGCCGCCCAGGGCGCCGCCGACGCCAAGTACCTGGCCGACAAGAAGGTCTACGTCATCGACGACGGCTCGGACTACGGCAAGGGCCTGGCCACCGTCGTGGCCCAGGGCGTGAAGAACAAGATCGGCACCGATGAGGTCCAGACCGGTCAGACCGACTTCTCCGCGACCGTCACCAAGGTGAAGGCGTCGGGTGCCGACGCGATCTTCTACGGTGGCTACTACCCGGAGGCCGGCCTGCTGGTCAAGCAGCTGCGCCAGGCGGGCTGGAAGGGTCTGTTCATGTCCGGCGACGGCTCCGAGGACCCGGCGTTCGTCAAGGCCGCCGGCGCTCAGGCCGCCGAGGGTGCTGTGCTGTCGGCTCCGGCCGGCCCGGCGCCGGCCTCGTTCAGCGCCGACTACCAGAAGACGAACGGCTCGCCGGCCGGTCTGTACTCCACCCAGGCGTACGACGCGGCCAACGTGTTCCTCGCGGGCATCGACGCCGGCAAGGACCGTTCCTCGATGAACGACTTCGTCAACAGCTTCACCGGCACCGGCGTCAGCGGCCCGATCGCCTTCGACGACAAGGGCGACATCAAGCAGTCGACCATCTACGCCTACATGGTCAAGAACGGCAAGCTCGACACCGCCAACCCGACCGCCATCAAGTGACGGCTCATCTCTGATCGACAAGCGACTGACAGCACCCGTCACCGTTTGACCACGAGCGTGGCTGCGGCCGAGAGACCCTCGGCCGCAGCCACGCCTTCGGAGGGAGAGCCTTGGACTTCCTGATCCACCACTTCTTCGAGCTGACCATCACCGGTCTGGCGCTCGGATCCATCTACGCCCTGGTCGCCCTCGGGTACACCCTCGTGTACGGCGTCCTGCAGCTGATCAACTTCGCGCACTCCGAGGTCTTCATGTACGGCACCTTCGCCGTGGCATGGATCGTCGTCCTCGTGCACGGCACCGGCTCGACCACCGAGAGCCTGTGGGCCGCCGCACCGATCCTGATCCTCGCGCTGATCGCAGCCATGCTGCTCTCCGGCCTCGTCGCCCTGCTCCTCGAGCGGGTCGCCTACCGGCCCTTGATCAAGAAGAACGCGCCCAAGCTGATCGCGCTGATCTCCGCGATCGGCGCCTCCTTCGCCCTGGCCGAGATCATGGGTCTGCGGGACCGGATCGCGGCCTGGTTCGGGCTCGACGACAACCTGTCCAACTACGTCTCGCCCGGCAAGGCACGCGACCTCTACGCCAGCCCTGTCACCATCGACCCGCACCCCATCTCCTGGCTCAAGATCGGTGACTACACCGTCACCGACGTCGACCTCCTGGTGATCGTGGCCGCGTTGGCGATGATGTTCGCGCTCGACTGGTTCGTCCGGCACACCCGGTTCGGCCGGGGCATCCGGGCGACCGCCCAGGACCCGGAGTCGGCCGCGCTGATGGGCGTCAACTCCACCCGCATCATCCAGGTCACGTTCTTCATCGGTGGCCTGATGGCGGGGGCGGCGGCGACGCTCTACATGATCCGCGTCGGCACCACCCGGCAGAACGCCGGCTTCATCTTCGGCGTGAAGGCGTTCACCGCCGCCGTCATGGGCGGCATCGGGAACCTGCGCGGAGCTCTCCTCGGCGGTCTCATCCTGGGGGTCGCGGAGAACTACGGCTCCGCCATCCTGGGCACCGAGTGGAAGGACGTGGTCGCCTTCGTGCTGCTGGTCCTCATCCTGCTGGTGCGGCCCTCGGGCCTGCTCGGCGAGGCTCTCGGAAAGGCGCGCGCATGAGCAGGGCAACCGACGCCGTGGCGCTGAGCGGGCAGAGCGCGCTCAAGGGGATCGGGACCGGCATCGGCACCGGCCTGGACAGGGGCTTCGGTGCGATCCGCTCCTTCTTCGGCGGCATGCCGAAGCCCGTGAAGATCGTCCTGTTGGTGCTCGGCGTGCTCCTCGCCTACGCGCTCCCGCTGCTGGACCTGCCGATCATCCCGACCACCGGCAGCGACTTCGGCGGCGTGCTGTTCACCGCCGCGTCGTACGCGCTGATCGCGGTGGGCCTCAACATCGTGATCGGGTACGCCGGCCTGCTTGACCTCGGCTACGTCGGCTTCTACGCCACCGGCGCCTACACCGTCGGCATCCTGACGCAGTACCACTGGCACTGGCCCTTCCTGCTCGCGCTGCCGATGGCGATCCTCGTGACGATGGTCTTCGGTGTGCTCCTGGGCGCGCCGACCCTGCGCGTCCGCGGCGATTACCTGGCCATCGTGACGCTGGGCTTCGGCGAGATCATCCGGCTGGTCATCCACAACACGGGGTGGCTGGGCGCCGCGTCGGGCATCTCGCAGATCCCGCCGCCACCGAGCATCGGTCCCAACCCGCCCGGTCCCGACGGCGGTCTGTTCTCGATCCCGCACCTGTCGTGGGGCACGTTCCCCAACATCATCGACGTGGGTCACGAGACCCACTTCTTGAAGTTCGGCGTGCTCGACGCGATCCCGTACTACTGGCTCATGCTGACAGCGTTGGCGGTCGTGCTGGTCGCCGACAAGCTGATCAAGGACAGCCGGGTGGGCCGGGCCTGGGAGGCCACCCGCGAGGACGAGGACGCCGCCGAGATCATGGGCGTGCCGACGTTCCGCTACAAGCTCCTGGCCTTCGCGCTCGGTGCGTGCATCGGCGGCCTGTCGGGCGGCATCTACGCCGCGCGCAACGGCTTCGTCAGCCCCGACACGTTCGTCATCATCCTCTCCGAGCTGTTCGTGGCCGCCGTCATCATCGGCGGTGCCGGCAACCGGTGGGGTGCGATCGCCGGTGCGATCGTGGTGGCCTACCTGCCCGAGCGTTTCCGTGGCTTCAGCGACTGGCGCATGCTCGTCTTCGGCCTGGCGATGATGGCACTGGCCATCTGGCGCCCGCAGGGGATCTTCCCGCCGCGACGAACGCGCAGAGCTCTCGCCGCGGAGGCCGAGATCGAGGAGCTGGAGGGGGAGACGGTCGATGTCTGAGAACACCGCACAGACCGGCACGCAAGCAGGCACCCAAGCCGGCACGCACGCCGGCGACGACCGGCGTCGAGCGCTGCTCGAGGTCGACGACGTCACCATCAAGTTCGGTGGTGTCACGGCGCTCGACGGGGTCACCTTCGACATCAAGGAGGGCGAGATCCTCGGGCTGATCGGCCCGAACGGTGCTGGCAAGACGACCTGCTTCAACGTGATGACCGGCGTCTACCAGGCCACCAGCGGCCAGGTCCGCTTCGACGGCAAGCCGCTGGCCAAGCTGAAGCGCTACGCCATCACCAAGCTGGGGATCGCCCGCACGTTCCAGAACATCCGGCTGTTCAAGTCGATGACGGCGCTGGAGAACGTGATGGTCGGCGCGGACGCCCACAGCAAGGTCGGCCTGCTCAACGCGCTGTTCCGTACGCCGCTGCACCGGCGCACCGAGGCCGAGGCGGAGCGGTCCGCTCGCGAGCTGCTGAAGTTCGTCGGGGTCGACGGCCGCGCCGACGAGCTCGCCGCGAACCTCTCCTACGGCGATCAGCGCCGTCTCGAGATCGCGCGCGCGATGGCGACCAAGCCGAAGCTGCTCTGCCTCGACGAGCCGGCCGCCGGCTTCAACCCGGCCGAGAAGCAACGGCTGATGGAGCTGATCCGCAAGGTGCGCGACCAGGGCTACACCGTGCTGCTCATCGAGCACGACATGCGACTGGTCATGGGCGTCACCGACCGGATCGTGGTGCTGGAGTTCGGCCGCAAGATCGCCGAGGGCACACCCGCACAGATCCGTGACAATCCGGCCGTGATCGCGGCGTACCTGGGTGTGGAGGAGGACGAGGATGCTTCTTGAGGTCGAGGGTCTCTGCGTCAACTACGGCCACATCGAGGCCATCCGCGACATCAGCTTCGGGGTGGAGGAGGGCACCATCGCCACCCTGATCGGGGCGAACGGCGCCGGCAAGACCACCACCATGAAGACCATCTCGGGGTTGCGCTCGGTGCGGGCCGGTCGGATCGTCTTCCAGGGCAAGGACATCACCACCCTGCCGCCCTACGAACGGGTGAAGCTCGGCCTGAGCCAGTCGCCGGAGGGCCGTGGGATCTTCCCCGGCATGACGGTCCGGGAGAACCTGGACATGGGTGCCTACGTCCGCAAGGACCGCGGCTCCCGGGCCTACCAGGAGGATGTGGACCGGGTCTTCGGGCTCTTCCCGCGCCTGCTGGAGCGAGTGGGTCAGATCGCCGGCACCATGTCGGGCGGCGAGCAGCAGATGCTGGCGATCGGGCGAGCGTTGATGGCGCGGCCCAAGCTGGTGCTGCTCGACGAGCCCTCGATGGGACTGGCGCCCAAGCTGATCCAGCAGATCTTCTCGATCATCGACGAGATCAAGGCGCAGGGCACCACCGTGCTCCTCGTCGAGCAGAACGCCGCTCAGGCGCTCAAGCGGGCCGACACCGCGCACATCCTCGAGACGGGCTCCATCGTCCGGTCCGGGACCGGCGCGGAGCTCGCCAAGGACGGCTCGGTCAAGGCCGCCTACCTCGGTGGCGACCTCTGAGTCGCTGATCCCCGCCTGACACAGCACGATGGCCCCAGCCGATCCGGCTGGGGCCATCGTCGTACGTCGGACGCGGGCTCGGCGACTCAGAGGACCTTGGACAGGAACGCCTTGGTGCGCTCGTGCCTCGGTGCCGCCAGCACCTCGCGGGGGTCGCCCTCCTCGACGATCACACCGCCGTCCATGAAGACGAGCTTGTCGCCGACCTCGCGGGCGAAGCCCATCTCATGGGTCACGACCATCATCGTCATGCCCTCCGAGGCGAGCTGCTTCATGATCGCCAGCACGTCGCCCACCAGCTCGGGGTCGAGTGCCGAGGTGGGCTCGTCGAAGAGCATCATGTCCGGGTCCATGGACAGCGCTCGCGCGATCGCCACCCGCTGCTGCTGGCCGCCGGAGAGGTGGGCGGGGTAGGCCGACTCCTTCTCCGCCAACCCGACCTTGACCAGATTGGCCCGGGCGATCTCGACCGCCTCGGCCTTGGACCGCCTCTTCGCCGTGCGCTGGGCGATGCACAGGTTCTGCAGCACCGTCATGTGCGGGAAGAGGTTGAACTGCTGGAAGACCATCCCGATCCGGGTGCGGACCTTGTCCAGGTCCGTCTCGGGGTCGGTGATGTCGATGCCCTCGACCAGGATCTGGCCGCTGCTCGGCTCCTCCAGCCGGTTGACGCAGCGCAGCAGCGTCGACTTCCCGGATCCCGAGGGGCCGATCACGCACACGACCTGGCCGGGGTCGACGTGGAAGTCGACCCCCTTGAGCACCTCGTTGTCCCCGAAGCTCTTGTGCAGGTCGCTGACGTGGATCGCCGCGGTGGTTGCTGTCGTGCTCACGGTGCTCACCGAGCCCTCTGCTGTCGCTTCTCCTGCCACGCCACCAGGCGGGTCAGGGGAAGGGTGATGACCAGGTACAGCAACGCGGCCTGGGTGAGGCTGGTGGCAGTGCCCGTGGTGTTGCCCGACGTCTGGAAGTCGCGCATCACGTTGGTCAGCTCGCGCTGGCCGACGGTCGCACCGACGATCGAGAGCAGCGAGGTGTCCTTGATCAGCAGCACGAACTCGTTGGTCAGCGGCGGGATGATGATCCGGAAGGCCTGCGGGATCACGATGTGGACCATCGTCGCCACCGGGCCCATGCCGAGCGAGCGGGCGGCCTCGGCCTGGCCCTTGGGCACGGCCTGGAGGCCCGCGCGCAGGGTCTCGGCCATGTAGGCGCCGGCGACCAGCACCAGCCCGACCACACCCGCTCCGGCGGTGCCGCCAGGCGGCTTCCAGTGGAAGGCGATCGGCACGGCGAAGGCCATGAACAGGATCGTCACCAGGGCGGGCAGGCCACGGAACAGCTCGATGTAGCCGGTCGCGAGCCAGCGATAGGCCACGACG from Nocardioides sp. BP30 encodes:
- a CDS encoding glutamate synthase subunit beta yields the protein MADPKGFLKTGREVASRRPVEERIGDWNEVYPGGIGKALLPIITTQASRCMDCGIPFCHQGCPLGNIIPEWNDLVWRDDWDAAIERLHATNNFPEFTGRLCPAPCETACVLGINQDPVTIKNIEVSIIDRAWEDRNVKPQPPEWLSGKTVAVIGSGPAGLAAAQQLTRAGHTVAVYERADKIGGLLRYGIPEFKMEKKHVDRRLEQMRREGTVFRAGVEVGTSITGDQLRDRYDAVVLAVGSTVARDLPVPGRELAGIHQAMEFLPQANRVALGESVEGQIRADGKHVVIIGGGDTGADCLGTSIRQGAKSITQLEIMPRPADSSGRYDDRPTGQPWPTYPMIFRVSSAHEEGGDRVYGVSTKEFLGDADGNIRALKLVDVVFEGGRLTEVEGTEREILADLVLFAMGFTGPEQPGLVEQLGVELDARGNIARDSSFKTSVEGVYVAGDAGRGQSLIVWAIAEGRAAAAAVDAYLTGSTTLPAPIKPTDRPLMV
- the pyk gene encoding pyruvate kinase, translating into MRRAKIVCTLGPAVGTERRIRELVYAGMDVARLNMSHGSQEEHAERYRMVREAADSSGRGVGIFADLQGPKIRLETFANGPVTLRRGQTWTITTRDVEGDETICGTTYKGLTGDVSVGDPLLIDDGKVRLRVTAVENGTDVITEVLVGGPVSNHKGINLPGVAVSVPALSEKDIEDLKFALELGVDMVALSFVRNAKDAEDVREIMREVGRMVPIIAKIEKPQAVDNLDEVIDAFDMFMVARGDLGVECPLEEVPFLQKRIVEKARLNAKPVIVATQMLDSMVANPQPTRAEANDVANAVLDGADAVMLSAETSVGEYPIHTVETMARIISATEGHAFAAGGSGVGHLSQISWDPHTRSGVIAKAAEEVAERVGAKFLVAFTTSGDSARRLARLRGPIPLMAFTPFPSVRSQLALSWGVETFKTAEVEHTDEMVRQVDEQLLEIGRVAEGDLVVIIAGSPPGIPGSTNALRIHRIGDAINEVAPAYRRN
- a CDS encoding ANTAR domain-containing response regulator; amino-acid sequence: MDLKEMLTDEGYDVVGEAGDGQEAIRLAQELRPDLVILDVKMPVLDGIAAAEQVARQRIAPVVMLTAFSQRDLVERARDAGAMAYLVKPFNPSDLVPAIELAVSRFQELAQLEAEVAGLTERLETRKLVDRAKSVLQQELRLSEPESFRWIQKTAMDLRLSMRQVAEGVIEHGPRASAGDAAVE
- a CDS encoding branched-chain amino acid ABC transporter substrate-binding protein; its protein translation is MTGTKKTVRAFALAGIAALALSACGTTGGNNSSNAGSDSSSSGSGSCGHYNIAFLGAETGDSAALGLNMVGGIKLALAEYNAKHKDCTVNLKDFDSQGDPSKAPPLASQIVSDQSIVGLVGPGFSGESLATGDTFSQAGLTSISASATNVTITQKGWKTWHRVIGNDAAQGAADAKYLADKKVYVIDDGSDYGKGLATVVAQGVKNKIGTDEVQTGQTDFSATVTKVKASGADAIFYGGYYPEAGLLVKQLRQAGWKGLFMSGDGSEDPAFVKAAGAQAAEGAVLSAPAGPAPASFSADYQKTNGSPAGLYSTQAYDAANVFLAGIDAGKDRSSMNDFVNSFTGTGVSGPIAFDDKGDIKQSTIYAYMVKNGKLDTANPTAIK
- a CDS encoding branched-chain amino acid ABC transporter permease, coding for MDFLIHHFFELTITGLALGSIYALVALGYTLVYGVLQLINFAHSEVFMYGTFAVAWIVVLVHGTGSTTESLWAAAPILILALIAAMLLSGLVALLLERVAYRPLIKKNAPKLIALISAIGASFALAEIMGLRDRIAAWFGLDDNLSNYVSPGKARDLYASPVTIDPHPISWLKIGDYTVTDVDLLVIVAALAMMFALDWFVRHTRFGRGIRATAQDPESAALMGVNSTRIIQVTFFIGGLMAGAAATLYMIRVGTTRQNAGFIFGVKAFTAAVMGGIGNLRGALLGGLILGVAENYGSAILGTEWKDVVAFVLLVLILLVRPSGLLGEALGKARA
- a CDS encoding branched-chain amino acid ABC transporter permease, whose translation is MSRATDAVALSGQSALKGIGTGIGTGLDRGFGAIRSFFGGMPKPVKIVLLVLGVLLAYALPLLDLPIIPTTGSDFGGVLFTAASYALIAVGLNIVIGYAGLLDLGYVGFYATGAYTVGILTQYHWHWPFLLALPMAILVTMVFGVLLGAPTLRVRGDYLAIVTLGFGEIIRLVIHNTGWLGAASGISQIPPPPSIGPNPPGPDGGLFSIPHLSWGTFPNIIDVGHETHFLKFGVLDAIPYYWLMLTALAVVLVADKLIKDSRVGRAWEATREDEDAAEIMGVPTFRYKLLAFALGACIGGLSGGIYAARNGFVSPDTFVIILSELFVAAVIIGGAGNRWGAIAGAIVVAYLPERFRGFSDWRMLVFGLAMMALAIWRPQGIFPPRRTRRALAAEAEIEELEGETVDV
- a CDS encoding ABC transporter ATP-binding protein, coding for MSENTAQTGTQAGTQAGTHAGDDRRRALLEVDDVTIKFGGVTALDGVTFDIKEGEILGLIGPNGAGKTTCFNVMTGVYQATSGQVRFDGKPLAKLKRYAITKLGIARTFQNIRLFKSMTALENVMVGADAHSKVGLLNALFRTPLHRRTEAEAERSARELLKFVGVDGRADELAANLSYGDQRRLEIARAMATKPKLLCLDEPAAGFNPAEKQRLMELIRKVRDQGYTVLLIEHDMRLVMGVTDRIVVLEFGRKIAEGTPAQIRDNPAVIAAYLGVEEDEDAS
- a CDS encoding ABC transporter ATP-binding protein, with amino-acid sequence MLLEVEGLCVNYGHIEAIRDISFGVEEGTIATLIGANGAGKTTTMKTISGLRSVRAGRIVFQGKDITTLPPYERVKLGLSQSPEGRGIFPGMTVRENLDMGAYVRKDRGSRAYQEDVDRVFGLFPRLLERVGQIAGTMSGGEQQMLAIGRALMARPKLVLLDEPSMGLAPKLIQQIFSIIDEIKAQGTTVLLVEQNAAQALKRADTAHILETGSIVRSGTGAELAKDGSVKAAYLGGDL
- a CDS encoding amino acid ABC transporter ATP-binding protein, with product MSTTATTAAIHVSDLHKSFGDNEVLKGVDFHVDPGQVVCVIGPSGSGKSTLLRCVNRLEEPSSGQILVEGIDITDPETDLDKVRTRIGMVFQQFNLFPHMTVLQNLCIAQRTAKRRSKAEAVEIARANLVKVGLAEKESAYPAHLSGGQQQRVAIARALSMDPDMMLFDEPTSALDPELVGDVLAIMKQLASEGMTMMVVTHEMGFAREVGDKLVFMDGGVIVEEGDPREVLAAPRHERTKAFLSKVL
- a CDS encoding amino acid ABC transporter permease — protein: MKRSTKRRLRQGVLYGVLAAVVVFLAVSVDWPNVRANFWAPGLAGNWHDLIVTGVKNTAVYTIIAFALGLALALLLALMKMSDVVAYRWLATGYIELFRGLPALVTILFMAFAVPIAFHWKPPGGTAGAGVVGLVLVAGAYMAETLRAGLQAVPKGQAEAARSLGMGPVATMVHIVIPQAFRIIIPPLTNEFVLLIKDTSLLSIVGATVGQRELTNVMRDFQTSGNTTGTATSLTQAALLYLVITLPLTRLVAWQEKRQQRAR